In Massilistercora timonensis, the following are encoded in one genomic region:
- a CDS encoding tyrosine-type recombinase/integrase → MALLDDYRIYLKEQGKAKNTIQTYSRHVDEYCRWYRDTFGEELTLLYHTNILDFRSYLQNVKRLKFKSIDTKLSSLSSFNEFLIKSGIQEDLVIMREDRLKFQQDIASPAEIEKKDVEAFLQKVLVDTGKRNYAIAVILAYAGLRVSECISIGLTDIDFQARELLVIGKGNKQRIVFINDKIIHAVREYLKVRNSQSEYLFISRNGGKLHRSSVNRFFNQCSDRITPHKLRHYFCSHALEMGYTIAEVANQAGHASERTTLIYTNTSREQMKEKSNLL, encoded by the coding sequence ATGGCATTACTGGATGATTATAGAATTTATCTGAAGGAACAGGGGAAAGCGAAAAATACCATTCAGACTTATAGCAGGCACGTTGATGAATACTGTCGGTGGTACAGGGACACGTTTGGGGAGGAACTGACGCTGCTTTACCATACCAACATTCTGGATTTCCGGTCATACCTTCAGAATGTCAAGAGGCTGAAATTTAAAAGCATTGATACGAAACTATCTTCGCTTTCCAGCTTTAATGAATTTCTGATCAAGTCTGGCATTCAGGAAGATCTGGTAATTATGCGGGAGGACCGGCTGAAATTCCAGCAGGACATTGCAAGCCCGGCGGAAATAGAAAAGAAAGATGTGGAGGCGTTTCTCCAGAAGGTACTTGTTGATACTGGAAAGAGAAACTATGCGATTGCGGTGATCCTTGCATATGCCGGCTTGCGTGTCAGCGAGTGCATCAGTATTGGTCTAACAGATATTGATTTTCAGGCACGGGAACTGCTGGTGATTGGAAAAGGCAATAAGCAGCGGATCGTATTCATCAATGACAAGATCATCCATGCGGTCCGGGAGTATCTGAAGGTAAGAAACTCCCAGTCTGAGTACCTGTTTATCAGCAGGAATGGCGGAAAGCTCCACCGCAGCAGTGTGAACCGTTTTTTCAATCAGTGTTCGGACCGGATTACCCCGCACAAGCTCCGGCACTACTTTTGCTCTCATGCCCTGGAGATGGGATATACGATTGCGGAAGTCGCAAATCAGGCTGGCCATGCCAGCGAGCGGACAACGTTGATTTATACCAATACAAGCCGGGAGCAGATGAAGGAGAAATCAAACCTGTTGTAA